In Sparus aurata chromosome 2, fSpaAur1.1, whole genome shotgun sequence, a single genomic region encodes these proteins:
- the LOC115566844 gene encoding von Willebrand factor A domain-containing protein 5A-like isoform X2, with translation MNGCGLLSAQKKPVPLKSVEVELQVRDHVATVVSTLNYENKEDKPLEAVFVFPLPGDAAVCHFSATIGQTQIVAEVKKKKQAREEYDDALSSGQQAFLLEESDQSPDIFSLSVGSLPPGESASIRLEYVTELAVQADDGLRFCLPAVLNPRYQPQGSVGASVQVTSVPASLVPYSLSFSARVSSPRPVSKVESNCSLDPLQYLITEQTQATVKLAAGHKFDRDVEVLIYYKDAHQPTAVVEAGQASAKPGSLMGDPVVMLSLYPEFPQDVMSSLASCGEFVFLLDRSGSMDCPMNYSKRDQTRIGSARDTLLLLLKSLPMGCYFNIYSFGSGYEHIFPTSVEYSQKTMEEALKTVERMGADLGGTEILKPLQHIYSQPPITNQPRQVFVFTDGEVGNTKEIINLVKKNSGSHRCFSFGIGEGASSALINGLAKEGGGHAQFITGADRLQPKVMQSLRFALQPAVVDISVTWELPKGVSVTVLSPPITALFQGQRSLVYAQLSGQSSEAAEGCVTVKYSLAGHPSQNQLHFSLTPAQDTGLTVHRLAARTLIRSLEMEERESRREQDGGLKKKVVELSVQSGVSSTFTSFIAVNKGDGEAIQGPLVRRNVPTPRMMAGAMPFRALGNGYCPPPPMAIFGGGAGIFSKMKKKLSGGPDKMSDLPPQIKCSSIETGSRMIARAMPIHSPMMRYSASLAMDSDPECVDTSFDFEESCSKQPPRDPLLQLVSLQKASGCWELDPALAAALGKTSEEVENTKPASVNQEVWATILALIWLHGFKMDAQEEWELLAMKAASWLRAQNAPCVTECVEAGNALLGCNVQKVALGL, from the exons ATGAACGGCTGTGGTCTCCTCAGTGCTCAGAAGAAACCAG TTCCTCTGAAGAGTGtggaggtggagctgcaggtgaggGACCATGTGGCTACAGTGGTCTCCACCCTGAACTATGAGAACAAGGAGGACAAACCACTAGAGGCTGTGTTTGTCTTCCCTCTGCCTGGAgatgctgctgtctgtcacttcAGTGCTACGATCGGACAGACGCAGATTGTAGCtgaggtgaagaagaaaaagcag GCTCGTGAGGAGTACGATGATGCTTTGAGCTCCGGTCAGCAGGCCTTCCTATTGGAGGAGAGTGATCAGAGTCCAGATATCTTCTCTCTGAGTGTGGGCAGTCTGCCTCCAGGAGAGAGCGCCTCCATCAGGCTGGAGTACGTCACTGAGCTGGCTGTGCAGGCTGATGACGGGCTGAGGTTTTGTCTGCCTGCTGTGCTCAACCCTCGCTACCAACCTCAGG GCAGTGTAGGTGCCAGTGTTCAGGTGACCTCTGTTCCAGCCTCTCTGGTGCCCTacagtctgtctttctctgcccGAGTGTCCTCTCCTCGTCCAGTCTCTAAAGTAGAGTCCAACTGTTCCCTGGACCCTCTCCAGTACCTCATCACAGAGCAAACCCAGGCCACG GTCAAGCTGGCTGCAGGACACAAGTTTGACAGAGACGTTGAGGTGCTGATTTATTACAAAGATGCCCACCAGCCCACTGCTGTGGTGGAGGCAGGACAGGCCTCTGCCAAGCCTG GCTCTCTGATGGGTGATCCAGTAGTGATGCTGAGCCTGTACCCTGAGTTCCCCCAGGATGTCATGTCTTCACTGGCCTCCTGTGGAGAGTTTGTGTTCTTATTGGATCGATCTGGAAGTATGGATTGTCCAATGAACTACAGCAAGAGAGACCAGACTCGCATTGGCAGTGCCAGG GAtactctgctgctcctgttgaAGAGCTTACCAATGGGCTGCTATTTCAACATCTACAGTTTTGGTTCAGGATATGAACACATCTTCCC TACAAGTGTGGAGTACAGTCAGAAGACCATGGAAGAAGCTCTGAAGACAGTTGAAAGGATGGGTGCTGATCTGGGGGGAACAGAGATCCTGAAGCCCCTCCAACATATTTACAGCCAGCCCCCCATTACTAATCAACCAAGACAA GTATTTGTCTTCACTGATGGAGAGGTGGGGAACACCAAAGAAATTATCAATCTGGTGAAGAAGAATTCAGGCTCCCACAG GTGTTTCTCTTTTGGGATTGGGGAAGGGGCCAGCTCTGCTCTTATCAACGGGTTGGCCAAGGAAGGAGGAGGTCACGCTCAGTTCATCACAGGGGCTGACAGGTTGCAACCCAAA GTGATGCAGTCGCTGAGATTTGCTCTGCAGCCAGCTGTGGTGGACATATCAGTCACGTGGGAGTTGCCAAagggagtctctgtcactgtcctctctccacCAATCACAGCACTTTtccagggtcaaaggtcactggttTATGCCCAGCTCAGTGGACAG AGttcagaggcagcagagggcTGTGTGACGGTGAAGTACAGCCTGGCAGGTCATCCCTCTCAGAACCAGCTCCACTTCAGTCTCACACCTGCACAGGACACTGg ACTAACAGTCCACAGGTTGGCTGCTCGGACTCTGATTCGCTCcctggagatggaggagagagagagcagaagagagCAAGATGGAGGACTAAAGAAGAAGGTGGTGGAGCTCAGTGTCCAATCAGGAGTGAGCAGCACCTTCACTTCCTTCATCGCTGTCAACAAAGGGGACGGAGAGGCAATTCAAGGTCCTCTGGTGCGCAGAAATGTTCCAACACCCA GAATGATGGCCGGTGCTATGCCTTTCCGTGCACTGGGGAATGGCTATTGTCCTCCACCCCCCATGGCTA TTTTTGGGGGCGGTGCTGGAATTTTTAgtaagatgaagaagaagctcTCGGGGGGACCAGATAAGATGTCTGACTTGCCTCCTCAGATAAAGTGTTCGTCAATAGAAACTGGTTCTC GAATGATTGCCCGTGCTATGCCTATCCATTCACCGATGATGCGCTATTCTGCTTCACTTGCCATGGATA GTGACCCTGAGTGTGTAGATACATCATTTGACTTTGAGG AAAGCTGCTCCAAACAGCCTCCCAGAGACCCTTTGCTGCAGCTGGTCTCCCTCCAGAAGGCGTCTGGCTGCTGGGAGTTGGATCCAGCTCTGGCTGCTGCACTGGGAAAGACCAgcgaggaggtggagaacaCAAAGCCTGCATCA GTGAACCAGGAAGTGTGGGCCACCATTCTGGCTCTGATCTGGCTTCATGGCTTCAAGATGGATGCTCAGGAAGAGTGGGAGCTTCTGGCTATGAAGGCTGCTTCATGGCTCCGTGCTCAGAATG caccatgtgtgacagagtgtgtgGAAGCTGGAAATGCTCTGTTGGGTTGCAACGTGCAGAAAGTCGCCCTGGGGCTCTGA